The following coding sequences are from one Humulus lupulus chromosome X, drHumLupu1.1, whole genome shotgun sequence window:
- the LOC133804995 gene encoding thioredoxin H5-like: MAEEGQVISCHSKNEWDNQFQKGKDSKKLVVVDFTATWCPPCRMIAPIFVEMASKYRNAIFLKVDVDELQEVAKEWDIEAMPTFLLLKEGEIIEKIVGADKDGLSKKVEVHSVLAAA; this comes from the exons ATGGCGGAGGAGGGTCAAGTTATCAGCTGTCACAGCAAAAATGAATGGGACAATCAATTCCAGAAGGGAAAGGACTCCAAGAAACTg GTAGTGGTTGATTTTACTGCAACATGGTGCCCACCCTGTCGTATGATCGCCCCTATTTTCGTGGAAATGGCTAGTAAGTACCGAAATGCCATTTTCCTGAAAGTTGACGTTGATGAGTTGCAG GAAGTCGCTAAGGAGTGGGATATCGAGGCAATGCCAACCTTTTTGCTCCTGAAAGAAGGGGAGATTATTGAGAAGATTGTGGGAGCTGACAAGGATGGTCTTTCAAAGAAAGTTGAAGTTCATTCAGTTTTGGCTGCTGCTTGA